ACAACATCCATGAAAAACAAGCAAACACCACTaactttaaacacacacacacacacccctacccaCACAGCACAAAGCAAAACCCCACGTTTCTTTCTTGAGATTGCTCTCTGCCTCCTGGAGCTTCTTCTCTGACTCTTCTTTGACAAAGGAAAAGCAAAGTGAGaaggggaagctgtgtggcctaggggaaagagcggggAACTGGGAGTcactaatcccagcactgccatttgcctcctgggtgactttgggaaagccacttaacttctctgtgtctcagtttcctcctctgtaaaatgaggattaaataggtGCTTttcctccccttagattgtgagccctacgtgggataggaactgtgtccatcctgattaacttgtatttaaacGAGCATTGTGAAGTCAGGATGGGGACCGGTGCAAGGAAATTGAGGGTCAAATGCTGAGGACATTAGGAAAGGGCTCCCTAAATACTGACGATAACTGTGGTGacggcagtgtagcttagtggaaagagcccaggcttgggagtcagaggatgtgggttctaatcctgtctccaccacttgtctgctgtcttgggcaagccacttaacttctcgtgcctcagttacctcatctgtcaaatggggattaagactctgagccccacatgggacaacctgattaccttgtgtctatcgcagcacttagaacattgcttggcacagagtaagcgcttaacatataccactgtcatgatgatgatgatgatgatgatgatgatgatgatgatggagcggGAGGGGAGGTAGCAGAGGGACCATCCCAGCCTACGTCTGCTGCCTCGACCCTGCGTGACATGGAGGTGTTCCTGGACTGGGGATCACCCTCATCCGGAGGAAGGCAGGTGACTGGTTCAGGGCCACCAGAACCACGGGGCCGGGGAATCAatcaaagacatttattgagggcttgacTGGCGTAGAGCATTGTaggaagcgcttaggaaagtataatgcgATAGATCTGGTAGTCACGatacctgcccgcaaggagcttacagtctacagagaagcaacgtggcttagtggatagagcacgggcctgcgggtcagaacaacctgagttctaatcccacctcctgtctgatttgcgactttgggcaagtcacttaacctatctggacctcagttccctcaagtgtaaaacaggaattaagagtgtgagccccatgtgggacagagactgtatctgacctgactgacctgcatctaccccagcgtttagaacagtgcctggcacatgctaagcgtttaacaaataccacaattatcgttattattacgggggagacaggcattcaaatgGATTAGAGAAAGGGGAAATTGTAGAGAATAAGAATACCGACGCAAGTACCCTGGGGCCAGTGTAAGCACTAAGAGTGTTCAAGTGGAACACAGCCAAGTGCAAATTTGAGGTAGAGAGGGGAGTGGCTAGGgttaagggaaaggaagggcaaaAGGAGGGTGAGAGCAGGATTTGTGACACCAgtacagagggaggggaggcagagacacaCCCACTACTACTTCTGTGGACCCTGCCTTGCTAGTTTCCAGTTTAGGGATGCGCAAatcactttcttcctcttcttccacctctagtTCTTTCCTTTCGgtcatttcactgctcattaGTAGGTGAATTGAAAGGTGGACAATCAAGCTGTCCACACACGCTTCCATTCGTCACAGTTTTCTTGCAAAACGGAATGAAAGTCCAATTAAAAAATGAGGATATTGGATTGCCCAAGGCACCGAGTCCCTCATTTTCCTGGAATTTCTAGGGTTGACCAGGTAATGAAAAAATCAGATGACTAGAGTTAGTCACCCTAGAACTCCTGAGGAGACTAGAATTCACTTTCCCCAAGAACCACACGTCATCATGGAATCATGCAGTTTCACCACTGTAGATTCAGCTCTGCCTTACTCCACACATATTTTCCTCCTCGCTTTAAAAACATCTTCTCGTCAAATCCACTGAATTTAATGGCTTCTTGTACCCCTACATCCAGGATCGATCGGGAAGGTTCTTTCCGTCCATTTCTACAGTTCAGAAAACGCATCTACAAAATTGGTAAATCAAAAATCCAGAAGGTAGGAAATAAGTCAAATTTGCAAAACCAAATTAAGCTCAGCTTTAAAAATGAGTACAAATGACTCTACGACATCATTATTTtataagaaaagagaagaaaaataacttGCCACTAATACTTCTGAAGAAATGAATCCACACTAAATTAGTTTAGTCCTGTTAACCAAGGATTAATATGAGCatgattatatattatatatgataaTATTAAATATGATTACATATATATCATACTCAAATTAATCATACTCAGATTATATATAATAATCATATgtataagaaacagcatggtctatcGGAAAGAGCATTGGTCAGatggtcagaggacttggattctaatcccagctctaatatctgctgcatgagcttggacaactcactttattaataatatcaatgatctgttaataatgttggtatttgttaagcgcttactatgtgccgagcactgttctaagcgctggggtagacacaggggaatcgggatgtcccacgtggggctcacagtcttcatccccatttgacagatgaggtaactgaggcacagagaagttaagtgacttgcccactgtcacacagctgacaagtggcagagctgggattcgaactcatgacctctgactctaacgcctgggttctttccactgagccacgctgcttctctgcttctctgttaagtgtttactatgtgcctggcaccgtactaagtgctgagctggatacgagcaaatggggttggacacagtccctgtcctgtgtggggttcacagtctcaatccccattttataggtgaggaaaagtaaggtgaagtaaagtgactcacccaaggtcacacagcagacagctggcagagccgggattagaaccataaccttctgactcccaggcctgtgttctatccactatgccgtgctgctgctCTCTGTGATTtagctacctaatctgtaaaatagggattatatcTTAACtcctccctgcttagactgtgagtcccatgtgggacagggactgtgtccaaactgattgacttgtatgtaccccagcacttagaacagtggttggcaaatagtaagagctagactggaagcaccttgagggcaggtttTGTATCTACTAACactattatactcttctaaaatcttagcacggtgctctgaacacagcagactgaagttatttgagggcagggatcaggcctatTGAGTGTTCAGTATGGCGCTCTGCAAAGAGGAGCCGATCAATGACTACTATTGATTTATTTCAGCATTATGAAATGTTGGCTGAGAAAATGTCATACCAGAGTAAGTGGTTCATCATATCACTATCGTTATATACAACGGATGAATCGCTGCCTTATCATTAATATTTTTAGAGTTCATTTTACTTACATATTCATCCAGAATGAGGTAAGAATCCTTCATCTGTAAGAGAAAAACAACCATGAATTTAATAGAAAATATGAGCTTAGCATGGGAATCCTAATATCTATGGGAACTGATTGGTCAGCTGTCCATCATCCCCTGCTCCAGGCAACGGTTACCGAGAGCAGTtaccctcttctagaccgtgagcccattgttggggagggattgtagagaagcagcgtggctcagtggaaagagtccggggttgggagtcagaggtcgtgggctctaatcccggctccgccacttgccggctgtgtgactttgggcaagtcacttaacgtctctgggcctcagttacctcatctgtaaaatggggattaaaactgtgagccccacatgctacaacctgatcaccttgtatccccccagggcttagaaccatgctttgcacatagtaagcgcttaccaaataccaccatcattatcattattattgtctctgttgccgaattgtactaagtgctgagtatagtgctctgcacacagtaagtgctcaataaatacgattgaataaatgaatgaatgaactaatccaGGGGGGCAGATGAGTTCTGTCCTCTGTCTCCGGCTAACAGACCAGCCCCTCTCCGGGGACCTGAGCCCGGAGAGGCTGCTGAGGCGTGCTGTTCTTTGGCAGGAAACCACCAGTCTGGAGTAACTGACTGTTCTCCAACTGAGTCATTTGGAGGAGAATCGTGGGGGTGTTCCTATGATTTGGGACACGAGGGGCCAGGTAGTTGCCCCATTGAGGTCAGAGTCCCGAGACACCTTAGCTCTAGCGAgctccattccttcattccttccttcagtagcatttattgagcgctttccgtgtgcagagcactatactaagcacttggaaagtacaattcagcaacaaagagacaatccctgcccacaccgggctcacagtctagaagaaaagggAACCAAGAAAGCTGTGAATGGAGACTTCCGAATGGAGAtttctctagaacgtaagctggctgtgagcagggaatgtgtctaccaactctgtcatattgtactctgcaaacaataagtgctcagtaaattctaaatGACCGATCCTGAATCATCCTTCTATGGAAACATTTCCCCTAAGCAGCAAACGTGGCCAGTTTCCGATGAGAAAGGAAACACAAATTTGTTCATTAGAGATTAAAACTGTTGCTaataagtacacacacacacacacacacacacacaaatccttcATTGTagcaaaatactttaaaaaactaTTTGAACTAATTATACTATAAAAAGAATATACAATCTTACTCAATAATGAGTTACAATACTAAGTTGTTTTTAGTAAAACTGGTCCAGTTAAAGGCACCTTATGTTACATAAGTGTTTTCTTTAAGAATGAAAAATCACTGATGGAAAGGAAAATCAACCTTAGTCATATACCTAGATAAGTTCTACAAGGGCCCATATATCTTAACTTCAGGTTTTAGTATCCTTTGATCATCTACTAAGATAATTCAGGTggaaaaaaatcctttctttGTGTATGGACTGGATGGTGGAGAATTGGGTAAAACCTGGACTCAAACCAAACTTCTAACAGCTAATTTACCTTCTGATTGGACTCGGGCACCAAACATGCTATTTCCTTATGGCGTTCCAAAAATTGTTCAAAATCTTCATCACTGATTATGAACTTTTCTGCTTCCCTCAGAGCATCTTCACCTGAATTCTCACCATCAATTATTAGACACTGGAACACCTGGAAGGCAGAGAATGCAGATTTTTCTTGAAAGATCCTTCAGCTATCGTGTACTTCCGACCGGTACCCCCCGCATCCTTGTTCACCTCTTTGACTTCTGGGCTTCCTTTGAAGCCAATGTGAGTTCTGCATGTAAAAGAGCTATGCTGAGGAATGAGAATCAAACCTCGGTTTCTAAGGAGAAAGATGGATTGCATTTAGTAGCACAATCACTCAACAGCTGACTCTTTTATGCTCCTGGATGTTCGATGTATATAactgaattattattgttatttttttgtGGTTCAGTTTTAAATCCATTCAGCTTTATCCTTTGCGGTCTGCAATCTCTCTCGTTTTGGCTGAGCACAGGTCTATGGAGgccagtggaggagttgggatgtgAATTTGGGTCTTCTGGCTTACACAcccttgtttttttcccctagaccatgctgcctccctatctttctttctctgtctctgtctctctgtcccctttTCTGCCTATTCTTCTGTttatctctctttgtctctgtatctctctttttcttctcccagcaATTTTGAACTACAGTCCCCGTGCCCTTGAAAGCTTTGCCAGATGATAATTCATCTGCAagaaataattattatcaatcttCTAAAAGATAGCCCGTGTATAAATGCAGGGTTCCATCAGCAGCCATCGTGTTTCTGACTTCAAGCACCGTTGAAGACAGTTTTCAAATACTGCCTCTTTAGAAGAACAAAAATAGGAATGACATATTCAACTCACCTTCCAGCGCACAGGGTTTAATACTTTAATCTGTTCATTCATGTCCTCTTCAAAATTAAATCTGTTTATGACGGAATTTATTTTGAACGCCACACCGTAATGCTGACACCAGTTCCTCAGCTTCTGCAGATTTTCAACGTGGCTCTTTTTCCCTTGTCCCCGACCAATTAGCACGTTGACCTGCTCATCAAAACTATCACAAGAAATAGCTAGGATATCTAGGTGCTCACCTGGGGGAAACAGGAAGTGAGGGGAATCTCCAATTAATATTCCAGTCTTTGAGCCAAAAATCTGGAATTTTTGCATAGCTTGTAATTCTTGTTTATATAACAAAACATCTTCTATTTTCCTTTTCCATCCCactgcaggggggggggggggaatattcCTATTCAGTGAACAGTTCAGAAAATGCAAAATGCTCTAAAGTCTGCCTCATTTTGGGAGGCCTGCCCCTTATTTTTAGGCagagatctggaaaatgggcagagCAGCAATACCGTGAGCAGTAGGATGCCCCTAAATGAGGCACTGGAATCATGATGTCATATGATGGGAGAATGTCCAAGGCCCTTTGGCTGCTGACTGTCCTGCAACTAGACACAGCTGTGTCACGGAGGACTGGGCTGGCAAGGTCACTGGCCATGACACCTGCTACTTCTGAGACAGaaaatgtgcatgtgtgtgagtctggggagggagagagagaaaaagagagagagagagagtgccggTCTGCGGGTTTGAAGACCTgaactctaatctcagctctgtccttGACCCGCTGGGTGATTCTGGGCAAATCTACCTccttggatctcagtttcctcctccatcaTGTGGGAAAatgtacctgctctccctccctctgagtcaggcagtcgattgcatttattttcttattaattattatggtatttgttaagcacttactatatgccaagcactgttttaagtgctgggatagatacgagataatcaggttggcccatgtggggctcacagtcttaatccccatttgacagatgaggtaattgaggaacagagaagtgaagtggcttgtccaaggtcacacagcagacaagtggcagagtcaggattagaatccacgtcctctgactcccaagcctgtgctctttcccctaggcctcgctGTGCTGAccgctatattaagcgcttgagagagtgcaatataataatataacagatccaTCAGGAGCCCAGTctgacagggaccgtgacctTTCTGATTATGTTGtgtaacctctcatctcctcccctatCTCTGGCCCCTCGCTGCACCCCTTTAGCCCTTGAGTCGTCACCCCTCGAACACTTAGGTACTCATGTGCTCCCAACACacaatttactgctattgttcttgtctgtccgtctcccccgattagactgtaagcccgtcaaagggcagggaccgtctctatctgttaccgatttgtccattcaagcgcttagtacagtgctctgcacatagtaagtgctcaataaatactattgaatgaatgattgaacacacatatacacacagagcATTGACCTACTTATTTTTAAACTCTATCCCTgcttcctagattgtaaactccttgagggcagggatcttgtgttCTAACTTCACTGTAGTCTTCTAaccccttagaagagtgctctgcccagaatgaggACTCAATTAGTATCCTTGATTAATTTTATATACCAGAGTATTTAGCACAGCACCCTAGAAATACTATGATAAAAGGAGAGCAGGAGTTGCGAAAACAAAAGCGTAAGAAGTCGGAGTGACGCtttgatagaagcagcatgacttagcggtaagagccagggcttcggagtcagaggttctgagttctaatcccggctccaccacttgtcagctgtgtgattttgagcaagtcccttaacgtctctgtgcctcagtgacctcatctgtaaaatggggattaagactgagagccccatgtgggacaacctgattatcttgtatctaaaccagcgcttagaagaacagtgcttggcacatagtaagggcttaacaaataccatcatcatcatcatcatcatcatcatcatcgagtgGGAAGagaaccggcctgggagtcggaggatgtggtttcaaatcctagctctgccacatttctattGTGtgaccacttagcttctctgtgcctcagttacctcccctataaaacgggaatgaagtcggtgagcctcatgtgggccagggactgtgtccaacctgattaccctgtatctaccccagaatttagaacaatacttggtcCATaataagcgtttaccaaatagcacaattattaggaGATACACAATATCGTTGTTCTATTCACTGACACATATTTAGTGCTTGCTTAAGAATACTGTAGTTTTTCTCCACTTACCATAGCACTTGAACCAGTTTTCTCTGATCAGACTCCCATTGCTCACGACGCTGACACTGGATAATCTCAGCTCCTCTTTGCAGAATTTGACCATCTTTCCCAGGAATTCTCCTCTGTTTTGTAGGAATGGCTCTCCTCCCGAAAAGTTAATTTTCTCCATTCCTGTCTCGTGGTAAAAGAGAAAGAGATTTTGGTTCTGATTCTTTGCTGGGGGAATAAAATCTCATTGCAAGAGACCTTCCATTGTTACATATGGgaatgctaataataaaaataatacttatggtactcattaagtgcttattgtgtgccaagcgctactctcagccctggggcagataccagtccctgtcccacgtggggctcacagtctcaatccccattttacagatgacataactgaggtccagggaagtgaagggacttgcccaaagtcacacagcagacaagcggcggagccaggattagaacccgtagccttctgactcccgggcccatctatccattacaccatgctgcttctttagagaagcagcgtggctcagtggaaagagcccaggccagggagtcagaggtcatgggtttgaatcctggctctgccacttgtcagctgcatgattgtgggcaagtcacttaacttctctgtgcctcagttaccttatctgtaaaatggggatgaagactgcgagcctcacgtgggacaatctgattaccctgtatctaccacagcgcttagaacagtgctctgcacatagtaagcgcttaacaaataccaacattattatcattatcattattctcagtGGGAATGAGAATAgcagtgggaagagaaggggaccaaagATGAGAATTTTAGCTAGGTTTCTGGCTCCAGCAGGGTAAAGGAGACCTACCTCgtaggaagcagtatggtctagcggaaagaacacagagtcagaggagttggcttctaatcctgactccggcacttacctgctgcgtgatctcaatcgagccacttcacttctctgtgccttgagtc
This genomic stretch from Ornithorhynchus anatinus isolate Pmale09 chromosome X1, mOrnAna1.pri.v4, whole genome shotgun sequence harbors:
- the RSAD2 gene encoding radical S-adenosyl methionine domain-containing protein 2, with amino-acid sequence MWLLVPVVLAGKLLLQAFRDHLEGLWKSIRWLSRWFRAVSIVEGSLRSRPQEEEEKREREEEKKVEEGVPAGPTIPISVNYHFTRQCNYKCGFCFHTAKTSFVLPLEEAKRGLRMLKEAGMEKINFSGGEPFLQNRGEFLGKMVKFCKEELRLSSVSVVSNGSLIRENWFKCYGEHLDILAISCDSFDEQVNVLIGRGQGKKSHVENLQKLRNWCQHYGVAFKINSVINRFNFEEDMNEQIKVLNPVRWKVFQCLIIDGENSGEDALREAEKFIISDEDFEQFLERHKEIACLVPESNQKMKDSYLILDEYMRFLNCRNGRKEPSRSILDVGVQEAIKFSGFDEKMFLKRGGKYVWSKAELNLQW